Within the bacterium genome, the region CGGTCGGCCCCCATGGCCAGGGCGGTGCGCAGCCCGCCGAACTCCTCGTTGGGCGCCATCGAGACCACGATCACCTCGCCCTCGGTGGCCTCGGCCATCTGCAGCGCCATCTCGACGCCGTAGGAGTCGGACTCGTCGAGGATGAGCTTCTCGTCGCGGACCAGGGTGTTCGTATCCGGATCGAGCTTGCCGGGGTTCGCCGGGTCGGGGATCTGCTTCACACAGACTGCGATTCGCACCGTCAGAGTCTGCTGCTCGGCCAACCCGATTACAACGCGCCTCGGTGGCCGCCCGGGTGGACGCCGCCGGTGCCGTGATTGTGGTCGGCGAGGACCGCAGCGCTAGCGTCGCGGGACGGGCCGGGCTCTGGAGAGGAGCCGAACCTGAAGCTGCTTCTGATCGTCAACCCCTCCGCGTCCTCGGTGTCGCCCCGGACCCGGGTGGTGGTGAACCGGATCCTGTCGCGGAGCCACGACGTGTCGGTGGCGATCACGACGAGGCGCGACCACGCCACCGCCCTGGCCCGCCGGGGTGTGGAGCGGGGCGCCGAGGCGGTGGTGGTGCTCGGGGGGGACGGCACCCTGAACGAGGCCGCCAACGGTCTCGTCGGCTCCGAGGCGGCGCTGGGGGTGCTGCCGGGCGGCTCCACCAACGTCTTCGCCCGCACGCTGGGGCTCCCCGACGAGCCGATCGACGCAGCCGAAGCGCTCCTGGGCGCCCTGGACAGCGGGGCGATCGAGCGCGTCGGCCTGGGGGCGGTCAACAACCGCCACTTCCTGTTCCACGTGGGCCTCGGCTTCGATGCCGCCGTGGTGGAGCGCGTCGAGCGGCGCAGCGACCTGAAGCGCACCCTGAACCACGCCCTGTTCGTGTACGCCACCGCGGTCACCTGGCTGCGGCACATCGACCGGGACGAGCCGTACTTCGCCCTGGAACTCCCCGACGGCCGCCGCATCGAGGACGGCTGCTTCGCGGTGTGCCTGAACACCAACCCGTACACGTACCTGGGCACGCGGCCCCTGAATCTGGCGCCGCGCGCCTCGCTGGGCGAGCCGCTGGTGCTGCTCTCGGTGCGCGACTTCACCGGGCCCGGGCTCGGCCGGCTGGTGATGCAGGCGCTGCGCAGCGAGGGCGGCGTGGCGGCGGGCGGCGAGGTGGACTACGCCGAAGGGGTCACCGATCTGCGGGTCGTCGGGCACCGCCCGGTGCCGGTACAGGTGGACGGGGACTTCGCCGGGCGGCTCATGCAGTTGCGCCTGACCTGGCGACCCGAGGCGCTGCGGCTGGTGCTGCCCTTCGGCTACTGAGACCCGCCCTCGGCGGTGACCTGCTCCAGGATCGCCCGCACCTTCGGGCAGTCGTCGGTGATGATGGCGTCCACGCCGAGGCGCACGAACTCCTCGACGGCGGCGGCCTCGTTGACCGTCCAGACCCACACCGCCACCGACGCCCGGCGCGCCCGGCGCAGCAGCGCCGCGTCCACGGTGGCGTAGTAAGGATGGATCGCCACGTGCCCGGAGGCGGCGGCGCGGTCGGGGCCCTGCAGCACCCGCACGGGGTCGAACATCAGCAGACCCGTGGCCAGCCGGTCGTCGACCTCCCGGATGCGTTCGATTGTGGTGGTGTTGAAGGACGAGATCATGACCTCGTCGTAGGGGCGGTAGGCCGAGACGAGGCCGGCGACGGCGGTGGCGATGGTGTTGTCGCCGTCGTAGCCGGGCTCGTCGGGATCGTTCTTGATCTCCACCAGCACGCCCATGCCCTCGCAGGCCTCGAAGGCCTCGGCGAGGGAGGGAACCCAGTCGGGCAACTCGTCGAGGGGGGTGTCGGCGACGAGCCTGCCGTCGGGCAGGTGGGCATCGTGGTGGGCGACCAGCACGTGGTCAACCGTGCGCCGCACGTCGAGTTCGACCCAGTCGGCGCCGAGCCGGCGCGCCAGCCGGAACGCCTCGGCGGTGTTCTGGCGGACACCGGTCGAAGCGCCGCGGTGCGCCACCACCAGCGTCATCGGCCCGCCCCGGCGACGGCGCGGCGCGGCCGCTCGTCGTTTCCACATGTGTGCGCCACAGCCCTCCCTCCGGCCGGTCCCGCCAAGTCACTGACAGGTTGTGCCCAAGCTTCCCACAGTCGATCTTGAACTTTCCACAGGCGATCGTTATCGTTACGGCCTACCCGCCGGCGCGACCGACGACGTTCGCGCCAACCGTATCCACCAGCCTGCAACCGGGAGAGCGAGTTGGCACTCACCTTGCCTGCGGCGTCGCCGGGCGAAACCGACTGGCGAACGCTGGCCGCCTGCCGGAACACAGACCCTGCTCTGTTCTTCCCCATCGGGACCACCGGTCCGGCCGTCGAGCAGATCCAGAGCGCCAAGGCCGTCTGCGGCCAGTGCCCGGCCCGCGAGCCGTGCCTGGACTTCGCCATGAGCACCCGCCAGGACTCCGGCGTGTGGGGCGGCATGACCGAGGACGAGCGCCACCGGCTGCGACGCCTCAGCCGGGCCTGAGCGCCCCGGGGCCCGGCCCCGGCGAATCAGCGCCGGTCGATCAGCTCGGTCGACCAGCTCAGTCGATCAGCTTCAGGCCCGGGTTGTAGCGCCGCGTCGGCGCCAGCTCCACGTCGACCGCCTCGGCGATGGCGGCGAAGGCCCGGCCCGCCTCGCCGTCGGGGTCGAGCGCGGCGACCGGCCGGCCCGAGTCGCCACCGGCCCGCAACTCGGTCACCAGCGGCACCTGACCCAGCAACGGCACCTCCAGGCGGCGGGCCAACTCCGCGCCACCGCCGGACCCGAACAACTCGTAGCGCTTGCCGTCGTCGCCGGTGAACCAGGACATGTTCTCGATGACGCCCTTGGTGGTGAGCTGCACCCGCTTGGCCATGAAGCCGGCCCGTTGCGCCACGCTGAGCGCGGCCGGCTGGGGCGTCGTCACGATGTACACCTCGCTGCGGGGCAGGTACTGCGACAGCGAGATGGAGATGTCGCCTGTGCCCGGCGGGAGGTCCACGAGCAGGTAGTCGGGGTCGTCCCACCACACGTCGGTGAGAAACTGCTCCAGCGCCTTGTGCAGCATGGGCCCGCGCCAGATGACCGGCTGATCCTCGGCGGCGAAGAACCCCATGGAGATGCAACGCACCCCGTGGGCCTCGGGCGGGACGAGCATCTCGTCGATGACCACCGGGCGGCGGTCGATGCCCAGCATCCGGGGGATCGAGAACCCCCACACGTCGGCGTCCACCACCGCCACGCTGCGACCGCGCGCCGCCAGGGCGACCGCCAGGTTGGTGGTTACCGAGGACTTGCCGACGCCGCCCTTGCCCGAGGCCACCAGCAGGGAGCGCGTGCGGCAGGCCGGATCGGCGAAGGGGATGGCGCGGCCCTCGGCGTGACCGTGGGCGGGGCCCGAGCCGGCCGTGGCCGCAGGGTCGCCGATGAGGCGCTCCCGCAGGGCGGCGCGCTGGGCGTCGGTCATCACGCCCAACTCCACCCG harbors:
- a CDS encoding diacylglycerol kinase family protein, producing MWSARTAALASRDGPGSGEEPNLKLLLIVNPSASSVSPRTRVVVNRILSRSHDVSVAITTRRDHATALARRGVERGAEAVVVLGGDGTLNEAANGLVGSEAALGVLPGGSTNVFARTLGLPDEPIDAAEALLGALDSGAIERVGLGAVNNRHFLFHVGLGFDAAVVERVERRSDLKRTLNHALFVYATAVTWLRHIDRDEPYFALELPDGRRIEDGCFAVCLNTNPYTYLGTRPLNLAPRASLGEPLVLLSVRDFTGPGLGRLVMQALRSEGGVAAGGEVDYAEGVTDLRVVGHRPVPVQVDGDFAGRLMQLRLTWRPEALRLVLPFGY
- a CDS encoding glycerophosphodiester phosphodiesterase, whose translation is MTLVVAHRGASTGVRQNTAEAFRLARRLGADWVELDVRRTVDHVLVAHHDAHLPDGRLVADTPLDELPDWVPSLAEAFEACEGMGVLVEIKNDPDEPGYDGDNTIATAVAGLVSAYRPYDEVMISSFNTTTIERIREVDDRLATGLLMFDPVRVLQGPDRAAASGHVAIHPYYATVDAALLRRARRASVAVWVWTVNEAAAVEEFVRLGVDAIITDDCPKVRAILEQVTAEGGSQ
- a CDS encoding P-loop NTPase, encoding MAPAATLEVPVPATKVPTNEQVLEALDGVDDPELHRSIVELDMVGDVRISPRGVVEVEVALTIEGCPMRSEITNRVSTAVSALPGVRDVRVELGVMTDAQRAALRERLIGDPAATAGSGPAHGHAEGRAIPFADPACRTRSLLVASGKGGVGKSSVTTNLAVALAARGRSVAVVDADVWGFSIPRMLGIDRRPVVIDEMLVPPEAHGVRCISMGFFAAEDQPVIWRGPMLHKALEQFLTDVWWDDPDYLLVDLPPGTGDISISLSQYLPRSEVYIVTTPQPAALSVAQRAGFMAKRVQLTTKGVIENMSWFTGDDGKRYELFGSGGGAELARRLEVPLLGQVPLVTELRAGGDSGRPVAALDPDGEAGRAFAAIAEAVDVELAPTRRYNPGLKLID
- a CDS encoding WhiB family transcriptional regulator, coding for MPAASPGETDWRTLAACRNTDPALFFPIGTTGPAVEQIQSAKAVCGQCPAREPCLDFAMSTRQDSGVWGGMTEDERHRLRRLSRA